CGGGCATGCGCTGCAGCAGTTCGTAAAGGCCGAAGCCGACCGCGACGAGCAACAGATCGAACCCCACCGTGGCGCCGGTCACGTGGCGCAGACTGGGCACGAGCCCGTAGCGCGCGCCGGCGCCCAGGGCCACGACGTTGACCGGGCCGGGAGTGATCGAAGCGGCCAGCGCGAATGCGGCCATCGAATAGAACAAAGTCATCGGAAACCTCACTGCGGAGAAGACGGTGATGCGAGGTTCCGACTGTAGAGGGTGAAGGGCGTCGTGTATTGAAGAAAACTGCCCTCGTGGGCAACGATGGGCCTGCGATGGGCAGGGCGGGTGACGGACGCGGCGGAGGCAGGCGGCGCTTGACGCGGGTGCGATGAGGCAATGGAGGGAGGGCGATGTGAGCCGGTATGTTGAGCGTGCCGGCGACGCCGGAAATTCAGAGCAGGAAGCGCTGACGCAGCCAATGCAGCAGGCGGCCGACGACGGGCAGCTTCAGGTAGAGGTCTTCGGTGGCGTCCCAGTAGTCGCGCTGATACGCGACGCGCCCGTCAACGGCCAATCTCAAGTGCGACGCGCCATGGATGACCTGTTCGTCGTCGAGCCGGCGTTTCAGGCGGAAATGGAGATTCCAGACGAGCAGCGCCTGGTTGTGCTGCAACAGCGTTGCTGTGATCTCGAAACGCGGTACGTCGACGCGCTCGTACAGGTGCGTCAGCAGCCCCGCGACTCCGGCCGCGCCGCGCACCTCGTGCAGCGGCGTCTTGAGATAGACGTTCGGCGTATAGAATTCGCCCAGATTCGCGACGCTTTGCCGGGTGAGCGTCTCGAAGTAGCGTGTCAGGCGTGCGAGCGCGGCCGCATGTTCGATTTCCATAGGCACATTTGCTTGGGCGCTGGAGCCGCGCGTTGTCGGTGGGTTGACCGGTGCCGTCGTCGATGCCGCCCCGCCCGCGCGCCTCAGTGCGAGTTGCTGACCAGTTCGGCGCGCAAGTCCGGCGCGCTGGTGCGCGGATCGAGCCAGATGGCGAAGAACGCCCGCCCGAACGCGTCGCCGGCGATCTGGCCG
The Pandoraea pulmonicola DNA segment above includes these coding regions:
- a CDS encoding nuclear transport factor 2 family protein; this encodes MEIEHAAALARLTRYFETLTRQSVANLGEFYTPNVYLKTPLHEVRGAAGVAGLLTHLYERVDVPRFEITATLLQHNQALLVWNLHFRLKRRLDDEQVIHGASHLRLAVDGRVAYQRDYWDATEDLYLKLPVVGRLLHWLRQRFLL